The region AAGAGAATTGTTTTACTCCTTGTCCAAAATATGTAATAACTTCCTTCTCTCTTGGTCCTGGCTGCCTTTTTTTAGTGAAGAGCCTATCCCTCCCGATATAACTCCCTTTCTTAGGCTCTTCATTTTTTTCTATGACGGACAATCCTTCTTAAACGTACTTTACGATAAAATACTTTTAATTAACTACATTTCAGGAAACAATCATGTCTAAAAAAATTGCATCTGCAAGAATCTCTGAAAAGAGTTCACAACTGCTACAAGATCTCAATAACTCACTGCCGTTTGACAAAGTGCTCTATAAAGAAGATATAGAAGGGTCACGTGCCCATGCCTATATGCTTTGTGAGCAGGGTATCATCTCTAAAGAGGATTATGAAAAGATCGAAGGTGGTTTGTATGAGATACTGGGTGAGATAGAGTCCGGCGTATTTAAACTGGACGGGGATGATGAAGATATCCACATGGCCATAGAAGGAAGACTGACTGAAAAGGTAGGAGATGCGGGTAAACGTCTGCACACTGCACGTAGCCGTAATGACCAGGTCGCACTTGATTTTAGACTCTATGTACAGAACAACACCAAAGCTATCGCTGATCTGCTTTTAGAGAACATCACTACGCTTGTAAAGGTTGCCGAAGAAAATTCAGAGACGATGCTTCCTGGTATGACACATCTACAGCATGCACAGCCTATAAACTTCGGTTACCACATGATGGCCTATGCAAGTATGTTTAAACGTGATTATGAGCGTTTTATGAGCTCTTATGAGCGCAATAACTACTCTCCTATAGGGTGTGCGGCATTGGCTGGTACACCACACCCGATCAACAGACAGACCACTTCAGACAAATTGGGTTTCAATGCCCCGACTCTGAACTGTCTTGACACGGTAAGTGATCGTGATTTTGCTTTGGAGATACTCTTTAACATATCTACGATGATGATGCATATGAGCCGTTTGAGTGAAGAGCTTATTTTATGGTCTGCTAGTGAATTTAAGTGGGTGACACTCTCAGATCGTCATGCGACTGGTTCTTCCATCATGCCACAAAAGAAAAATCCTGATATCCCTGAACTTCTCAGAGGAAAAACAGGACGTGTGAATGGTAACCTTATTGCACTTCTTACTGTGATGAAAGGTCTGCCACTTGCGTACAACAAAGATATGCAAGAAGACAAAGAAGGGGTATTTGACTCTGTCA is a window of Sulfurovum xiamenensis DNA encoding:
- the argH gene encoding argininosuccinate lyase translates to MSKKIASARISEKSSQLLQDLNNSLPFDKVLYKEDIEGSRAHAYMLCEQGIISKEDYEKIEGGLYEILGEIESGVFKLDGDDEDIHMAIEGRLTEKVGDAGKRLHTARSRNDQVALDFRLYVQNNTKAIADLLLENITTLVKVAEENSETMLPGMTHLQHAQPINFGYHMMAYASMFKRDYERFMSSYERNNYSPIGCAALAGTPHPINRQTTSDKLGFNAPTLNCLDTVSDRDFALEILFNISTMMMHMSRLSEELILWSASEFKWVTLSDRHATGSSIMPQKKNPDIPELLRGKTGRVNGNLIALLTVMKGLPLAYNKDMQEDKEGVFDSVKTAILSLQVLEEMIADMTVNADKMEAACMIGHLSATDLADYLVKEQGLPFRDAYHITGNAVNLAEEKGLDISELSLEDLQSVDSRIGEGVVALLDNRASMNARQSEGGTATARTLEQVESMKGWLSKQN